In Streptomyces sclerotialus, the DNA window CGGCTGGTCCACCAGCAGCCCCAGCTCCGGGTCGAGCGCGGCGCCTACAGGGGCGCAGCCGCCCGCCGCCTTCAGGAACGAGCGGTACGCACCCGGCAGGCGGTACCCCAGCGCCTCCTCGGCCTGGAGGACCGCGTCCTCGGAGACCGACACGTCACGGTGCGGCAGCCCGAAGTGCGTGGGGCGCACCTCCTGCAACGGGCGCGTGCCGCGCTTCTCGTGGTCCACCGCGGCCGTCGCCAGTCCACCGTGGTGCCGCAGCAGCGCCTTCACCTCGACCGGCACCAGCTGCACCCGCCGCGTTCCCGCCACGTGGTGCCAGGTCCAGCCGTGCGGCGTCGCCACCGACGGCACGTCCTCCCACAGCTCGTGCCCCTCGGCGTGCAGCGCGGCGTTGGCCGACACGAAGTCCGTCAGCCGCAACTCGTCGACACCGAAACCTTCCGGCGGCTCGGCGATCTCCGCCGCCGCCCGCGCGTACGGCGAGAAGTCCGGGAACCCGCTCCCGTCCACCCGTACGCCCCTGGGAAAACGCGCTGCCCGGACCGGGTCCGGGAAATGCACGACCTGCCCGGCGTAGGCCGTGTTCGGTGGCGCGGCACGTCCCCCAGCCTGGCGGCTGGGAGGTACCCCCAGCCCACTGAATGGACCTGTCGTCATGGCGGTTGCCCCCTGGCTGGAACTGGCTACTGCCGCACAGCCTAAGCGCTCCGGCAACCCCCGCCCCCGCCCCTGTCCGCCCCCGGCGAGCGCCCGGAAGGCCCCCGGCGGCCGTCCACGGCACGCTCGTACACCCGTGCCACCGCACCCCCGGTCGGCCGACTGTCACAGACCGGTGACACCCCCATTGCAAGCCCGACTTCCGCAACACCCAGCGCGTTTGGCAGGCTGACCCCCGCAGACGGGGGGATGCAGGGAGGGAAAGCACCGCCATGAGCACAACCGCACAGTCCGCCGCGCGGTCCACCGGACGGACCGCCGCGCAGCGCACCGCACCGAAAGCGGCGCACCCCGCCGGCGACCCCAGGATCGGCTGGAGCGCCACCGCCGACCACGACGGGCCGCCCGTACTCCGGCACCGCCGCGACGGCATCCTCCCCACCGTCGCCGCCGCCCTCTCCGTCCGCGGCGAGACCCTGACCTGCACCGCCAGCAAATCCGAGCAGCCGCCCACGCTCCACCCGCTCGTACAGGACTTCCTCGACACCCTCAGCACCGCGCAGCGCGAGCGCTTCACCGGGCGCTGTCCCGAAGCCGTCCTGCTCTCCCGGCACCTGACGGCCGTCGAGACCAACCGCTCCAAACGGCAGGCCAAGAAACCGCTCACCAACGGTGAGGCCCGCCGCTCCCTGAAGCACTCCAAGCTCACCGCCCGTCACATCCGCGAGGACGGCGACCCGCAGCACGGCCACTACGCCGCGCCGTGCCGTTCCTGCGACGCGCTCCTCGCCTTCTTCGGCGTCATGCCCGTCGGCTTCACCTCGGCAGGGAGCTGACCCGCGCCATGACCCCCTCGACGCCCGCCACCCGCGCGTACGACCGTGCCGCCGGCGCCACCACGCGCTTCCCCGTCGCCGTCGACGCCGCCCTCCAGGAAGCCGGCTGGCAGCCCGGCCGCTGGGACATCAAGCAGGCCGAACACTGGGCCGACGCGCTCCGCGAGTACACCTCACCCGGCGGCCACCGGCACACCGTCTTTCCCCTCGCCGTCGAAGCCTGGGCCGAGTTCGGCGGCCTGCGCATCAACGCGCCGGGGCCCGGCCGGCACATCGCCCCCACGCCCTTCGAGATCGACCCCCTGTACGGCATCCACCTCGCCCGCACCCTGGGCGACCTCGGCCGTGCCCTGGACACCCAGGTCGCCCCCCTCGGCCGCGAGGCCGACAGCCAGGCCACCCTCGCCATCGATGCCCTGGGCCGCGTCTACAGCCTCGACCACACCGGCGACTGGTACCTCGGCCACGACATCGACCAGGCCCTGTCCACCCTCGTACTCGGCACCCGCCCGGCCCGTCTCACGGTCGGCGGCGGAACGGACTGAGCACCCGGGCACCGGCCGGCACCGTGCGGGGCGGCACAGCACTCCGCCCCGCCACTGCCACGGACACCGCCACCGGTCAGCGGTCCTGACCGGCCGGGAGCACCGCCGAGACCCGGAAGCCGCCCGCCTCCGTCGGCCCCGAGACGAACACCCCGCCCAGGCCGGTCACCCGCTCACGCATCCCCACCAGGCCGTTCCCCCCGCTCGGCAGGCCGGCGTCCGCCGCGCCGCGCTCCGACGGGCCGTTCTCCACCTGCACCGCGACCTCCCCCTCGCGGTGCGCCAGCCGCACCCGCACCGTCGCCCCCGGCGCATGCTTGTGCACGTTCGTCAGCGCCTCCTGGACCACACGGAACGCCGTCTGCTCGACCCCCGGCCCGTACGCCCCGGGCTCCCCCTGCACCGACAGCTCCACCACCGTGCCCGCCGCCCGCGACTGGTCCACCAGGGCCGCCACCTCGGCCAGCGACGGTCCCTCCCCCTCGCTCTCCGGCACAGTGGACGGCCCGCGCGCCGCCGCGGCCCGCGCCCGTGCGGCACCCGGAGCGCCGGCCGCCGCGCGGCTCCCGGTCCCCGTGGCGGACTCCGGCGCCGCCGGCTCCGCCGGCCCCCGCGACACCTTCGACGCCACCGCGACCAGCCGCTCCGGCTCGTCCGACACCCGCGCCGACGCCGCCGCGCCCTCGCCCGTACGCAACACCCCCAGCATCTCCCGCAGCTCCGTCAGCGCCTGCCGGCCCATGTCCCCGACCAGCCCGGCGTTGCGCGACGCCTTCTCCGGGTCCTTCAGCGCCACCGCCTGGAGCGCCGCCGCGTGCACGACCATCAGGCTGACCCGGTGCGCCACGACGTCGTGCATCTCCCGCGCGATCCGCGTCCGCTCCTCGTTGCGCGCCCACTCCGCGCGCTCCTCCGCGCGCTCCGCGAGCAGCATGAGCTCCCGCTCCAGACCGTCCGCACGCTCCCGCAGGCTCTCGACCAGCCGCCGCCGCGCGCCCACGTACAGTCCCAGCAGCACCGGCGGCGCGGTCAGCACCAGCCCCAGCGCCACGGAGACCAGCGGCACGAACCACCACGGCGGGTCGAAGTCCTCCTGCGACGCCACGTCCTGCTGCATCTTCAGGAGCGTGATGATCAGCGTGCCGACGACGGACATTCCCGCCAGCAGCACCGTGAACCGCCGCGGCACGTCCGACGCCGCCAGCGTGTAGAGCCCCACGACCGTCAGCAGTCCGCCCAGCTCGGCCGGGGTCACCGCGATCGCGACCAGTACGACGACAATCGGCCACCTGCGCCGCACCAGCAGCACCGGGCCGACCAGCAGTCCGAGCACGATCCCCGCCGCCACCGGCAGCCGGGACTCCTGTGCGAACTGCACCCCCTCGAGAACGCACTCCACCGTCGAGGCGACGGCCAGGGAGACGTCCAGCGCGGCGCTGCGGCGGCTCTGCCACCACCACGGCCCTCTGCCCGGTGCACCCCTGGCGCCTCCGGCGCCCATTACCCCCGTCGCGGTCATACCGCCCACCCTACGGGCGCCCGCCACCGATTTCCGGCCACGGCCGCCACCCTGCAGCACGCCCGTTACGGACCAGTACCTGCGACTTTCCCTCGAACCGGCGAATCACCCACATTTTCAGCACATCCTTCTACCGCAGACACGACGCTTTGCTCTGTGACAAACACCCACACGGGATTCGAGTCCCTGCGCGACGAGGCGGTGGCCCTCCGCCGCGCGGGCCTCAGCCGCCGCCAGATCCGCGACCGCCTCCACGTCCACAACAACGACCTCCTCAACCGCCTCCTGGAGGGCGCCCCGGCCCCGGAGTGGACCACACGCCCGAACGCGAAGGACGACCTCCGCGCCAGAGCCCGCGAGCTCCGCTCCCAGGGGATGACGTACGACCAGATCCAGCTGGAGCCGGGCTGCTCGAAGAGCTCGACCTCCTTGTGGGTGCGGCACCTGCCGAAGCCGGAGCGGCGACGCACCTCGGAGGAGGCTTCCGCGATCGCCAGACGCGGTTGGCAGGCGACACTCGAGCGACGGGAGGAGGAGCGTCAGGCGACGAAGCGAGAGGCGGCCACGGAGATCGGCACGCTCACCGACCGCGAGCTGTTCCTGGCCGGCGTAGGGCTGTACTGGTCCGAGGGATCCAAGAGCAAGCCGCACGCCCGGCGGGAGCGCGTCGCCTTCATCAACAGCGATCCGCAGATGATTTGCGTCTACCTCGCCTGGCTCGACCTGCTCGGCGTGGAGCGGGACCGGCTGGAGTTCCGCGTATCGATCCACGAATCCGCCGAGACGGCCGGCGCGGAGCGCTTCTGGGCCGAGCTGACCGGTATCGACGTCGGCGCCCTCAGCAAGACGACGCTGAAGAAACACAACCCGACGACCGTCCGCAAGAACGTCGGCGACGAGTACCACGGCTGCCTGACGGTCCGCGTCGCCCAAGGAGCCGATCTGTACCGTCGCATCGAAGGCTGGTGGTACGGCATAGTAGGGGGCGTCCGTGATCCCCGAGAGGGGAAACGGACATAAGGGCAATCCCGGGTCGTCTAAGGGCAAGACGTCAGATTTTGGTTCTGATCATGGGGGTTCGAGTCCTCCCCCGGGAGCCTCAAAGTTCGGGTCCTGACCGAGAGGTCGGGACCCGTCCGAGTTTCGGCTGCAATACGCACCGGTATCCTTCGGGTGTCCACCACCCGAAGTAGCCAAGAAGCCGAAGGGCATCCCCGTGAGCGCCAACCGCCCGGCAGCCGTCGTCGTTCTCGCAGCGGGTGAGGGCACCCGCATGAAGTCGGCGACCCCGAAGGTCCTGCACGCGATCTGCGGCCGCTCCCTCGTCGGCCATGTCGTCGCCGCCTCCCGTGAGCTGGACCCCGAGCACCTCGTGGTGGTCGTGGGCCATGCCCGGGAACAGGTGACCGCGCACCTCTCCGAGATCGACGCGGGCGTCCGTACGGCGGTGCAGCACGAGCAGAACGGCACCGGCCACGCCGTCCGGATGGGCCTGGAGGAGCTGACCTCCGGCGGCTCCGGCGAGGCCGCGGCGCCGGGCGTGGAGCTGGCCGGCACCGTGGTCGTCGTGTGCGGCGACACGCCGCTGCTGACGGGCGCGACCCTGAAGGCGCTGGCCGAGAAGCACGCCGCCGACGGCAACGCCGTCACCGTGCTGTCCGCCGAGGTGCCGGACGCGACCGGGTACGGCCGGATCGTGCGGGACGAGGCCACCGGGGCCGTCACCGCCATCGTGGAGCACAAGGACGCGAGCGACGCGCAGCGGGCCATCCGCGAGATCAACTCCGGGGTGTTCGCGTTCGACGCGCAGCTGCTGATCGACGCGCTGGGCAAGGTGCGGACGGACAACAGCCAGGGTGAGGAGTACCTCACCGACGTCCTGGGGATCGTGCGGGAGGCCGGGCACCGGGTGGGCGCGGCGGTCGCCGCCGACCACCGGGAGATCCTCGGGATCAACAACCGCGTGCAGCTGGCGGAGGCGCGCCGGCTGCTGAACGACCGGCTGCTGGAAGCGGCCATGCTGAGCGGCGTGACGGTCGTGGACCCGGCGTCCACCTGGGTGGACGTGACGGTGACGTTCGAGGCGGACGCGGTGGTGCAGCCGAACACCCAGCTGCTGGGCGCGACGCACGTGGCGTCGTTCGCCGAGGTGGGCCCGCATTCGCGGCTGACGGACACGACGGTCGGCGAGGGCGCGGTCGCGTCGTTCACCGTGGCGGACGGCGTGCGGATCGGCCCGGGGGCGAGCGTGGGCCCGTACGTGTATCTGCGGCCGGGTACGGAGCTGGGGCCGAAGGCGAAGGCCGGCACGTACGTGGAGATGAAGAACGCGAAGATCGGTGCGGGCACGAAGGTGCCGCATCTGTCGTATGTCGGGGATGCGACCATTGGCGAGTACACCAACATCGGTGCGGCGAGCGTGTTCGTGAACTACGACGGCGAGGCGAAGCATCAGACGACGGTGGGTTCGCACTGCAAGACGGGGGCGGACAACATGTTTGTGGCTCCTGTCACGATCGGGGACGGCGCGTACACCGCGGCGGGCTCCGTGATCACCAAGGATGTGCCCCCGGGTTCGCTGGCTGTCGCGCGTGGTCAGCAGCGGAACATCGAGGGCTGGGTCGCCCGCAAGCGACCCGGGAGCGCCGCCGCGCAGGCCGCTTCGGCTGCTCGTCAGGAGAGCAAGGACGAGCAGTGACCGGGCAACGGGTGCGCCGTGCGGGGCGTACCGTGATAAGCGCACGCAACATGGACGGCGCACCCCCGGCGCCCTCATGTTTGACAGCTTGGCAAGGAGATTTGCTGTGACCGGGATCAAGACGACCGGCGAGAAGAAGCTGATGCTCTTCTCCGGCCGCGCCCACCCCGAGCTGGCGGAGGAGGTTGCTCACCAGCTGGGAGTCGGCCTGGTCCCGACGAAGGCGTTCGACTTCGCGAACGGTGAGATCTACGTCCGCTATCAGGAGTCGGCGCGTGGCGCGGACTGCTTCTTGATGCAGAGCCACACGGCTCCCATCAATAAGTGGATCATGGAACAGCTGATCATGATCGATGCTCTGAAGCGCGCCTCGGCGCGGAGCATCACGGTGGTCATCCCGTCGTACGGTTACGCCCGTCAGGACAAGAAGCACCGCGGCCGTGAGCCCATCTCGGCCCGCCTGGTGGCGGACCTGCTGAAGACGGCGGGCGCGGACCGCATCGTCACGGTGGACCTGCACACCGACCAGATCCAGGGCTTCTTCGACGGCCCGGTGGACCACCTGTTCGCGCTGCCGGTGCTGGCGGACTACGTGGGCGCCAAGGTGGACCGCGACAAGCTGACGGTCGTCTCCCCCGACGCCGGCCGCGTGCGCGTGGCGGACCGCTGGTGCGACCGGCTCGACGCGCCGCTCGCGATCGTGCACAAGCGGCGCGACAAGGACGTGGCGAACCAGGTCACCGTCCACGAGGTCGTGGGTGACGTGCAGGACCGCGTCTGCGTCCTCGTCGACGACATGGTGGACACCGGCGGCACGATCTGCGCCGCGGCCGACGCCCTGTTCGCGAACGGCGCCGCGGACGTCATCGTCACCGCCACGCACGGCATCCTGTCCGGCCCGGCGGCCGACCGTCTGAAGAACTCCAAGGTGAGCGAGTTCGTGTTCACCAACACCCTGCCGACGCCGGGTGAGCTGGAGCTCGACAAGATCACGGTGCTGTCGATGGCGCCGACGATCGCCCGGGCGATCCAGGAGGTCTTCGAGGACGGCTCGGTGACGAGCCTGTTCGAGGAGCAGTGAGCCGGGTCGCCGCACAGGGCGACCGGTGATCGATTTCGGGAGCGGCCTCCCCGCCGGGTAGACTCGTGGAGTTGCTCGGCGAGGGAGGCCGTACTCGTACGTACGGCGCTCCGTTATCGACGCGCTCTTCGTAGCAGGTCTGTCGTGGGCCGGGTGACGGCCAACAGATCGTTTTCCATACGAGGAGTGCACCATGGCCGAGGTGAAGATTTCCGCCGAGCTGCGTACCGAGTTCGGCAAGGGCAGCGCCCGCCGTCTGCGTCGCGAGGACAAGGTTCCCGCCGTCATTTACGGTCACGGCTCCGAGCCGCGTCACGTGGCCCTGCCGCACCACGACACCCTGCAGGCGCTGAAGAACTCGAACGTCCTGATCAGCCTGGACATCGAGGGCAAGCGCGAGCTGGTGATCCCGAAGGCCGTGCAGCGCGCCACGATCCGCCTGGGCATCATCGAGCACGTCGACCTGCTGCTGGTCCGCCAGGGCGAGAAGGTCTCCGTCGAGCTGCCGATCCACACCGAGGGCGAGCTGGCCCCGGGCGGCAACCTGCTCGAGCACGTGCTGAACACCCTGCCGGTCGAGGCCGAGGCCACCCACATCCCCGAGTCGGTCACCGCCGACATCGCGGGCCTGGACGCCGGTCAGTCGGTGCTGGCCAAGGACATCAAGCTGCCGGCCGGTGTCTCCCTGGGCGTCGAGGACGACGCGGTCGTGCTGCAGGTCGTGGCCGCGCAGGCCGAGGCCCCCGCCGAGGGCGAGGGCGAGGGCGAGGAGGGCGCCGAGGCCTGAGCCTCGGACCACCTCTGACGGTCACCCTCTCCGACGGTCACCGTCACCGGTTCTTCCGCCGCCGTCCCGTTCGTTGCGAGCGGGGCGGCGGTTTTTCTTACGTACAGGAGTACTGCTGTGAGTGAGGGCGCGGCGAGTCCGTGGCTGGTGGTCGGGCTGGGGAATCCCGGTCCCGAGTACGCCGGCAACCGCCACAACGTGGGGTTCATGGTGGCCGATCTGCTGGCGGAGCGGATGGGTGGCCGGTTCAAGGCGCACAAGGCGCGGGCGCAGGTGGTCGAGGGCCGGTTCGGTCCGCCGGGGCCGGCGAGCCGCCGGGTCGTGGTGGCGAAGCCGTCGTCGTACATGAACCTGTCGGGCGGTCCGGTGACGGCGCTGCGGGACTTCTACAAGGTCCCGGTGGAGCAGATCGTGGCCGTCCATGACGAGCTGGACATCGACTACGGAGTGCTGCGGCTGAAGCTGGGCGGCGGGGACAACGGGCACAACGGCCTGAAGTCGATGACGAAGTCGATGGGCGCGGACTACCACCGCGTGCGGTTCGGCATCGGCCGGCCGCCGGGCCGGATGCAGGTCGCGGACTTCGTGCTGAAGGACTTCTCGTCGGCGGAGCGCAAGGAGCTGGACTACTTCGTTGACCGGGCGGCGGACGCGGTGGAAGCCCTGGTCACAGAGGGGCTGGAACGGGCGCAATCCGCCTACAACTCCTGAGCGGGACAGCGCGGGACGACGCCTGACGAAGCGTCCTGATCGAGTTGACCAGGCGTACGCGCATGGCCAAGGATCGCCGCCATGTCCAGGACAGCTACGACAGGGACCAAGAAGCGCAGCCGCACCCGGCGGGCGGGCGAGAGCGCCTTCGGGGTGCTGCTCGTGCTGAAGAACGCGCTGATGGCGCTGCTCGCGCTGCTGCTGCTGGTGGCCGGCGCGTGGACGTCATGGGGCGACGCGCAGTACGCGATGCTCGTGCAGGCGAAGGAGCGCGGCACGATGACGGTCGCGTCGTGCGACGACGACAGCTGCTGGGGTCCCTACGTACCGACGGGCGGGGACGGGAAGCGGCGGGCGAAGGTCGTGCTCGCGGAGGCGGCGGCGCCGGAGAAGGGCCAACGGGTCGAGGTCACGGTGGAGCCGGGTACGGACCGTGCGGTGCGTACGGGTCCCGGCGGCATGCTGTACGCCTGGGCGCCGCTCGGCGGTGCGCTGCTGCTGGCCTCGCTGGTGGTGGCGGGCGGCCTGCGGATGCGGCGGACGGCGTGGGCCGTCGGTCTGGCGGGGGCCGCACTGCTGGTGGCGGCGTTCTTCACGCTGTGAGCCCCGCTCCGCGAACGCAGCGGCGGCCGGTCACGTTCCCGTGACCGGCCGCCGCTGTCGTCGGGTCAGCCCGTGTTGCGCAGGCCCGCTGCCACACCGTTCACGGTGAGGAGCAGGGCGCGGCCCAGGACGGGGTCGGCTTCCTCGCCGCGCTCGGCGGCTTCCCGCTGGCGGGCGAGGAGGGAGACCTGGAGGTAGGAGATCGGGTCCAGGTAGGCGTCGCGGATGCGGAAGGTCTGCTGGAGGACCGGGTTGGATTCCAGCAGCTCGTCCTCCTTGGTGACCCGGAGGACTTCCTGGACCGTCAGCTCGTGCTCGGCCTTGATCACGTCGAAGACGTGCTTGAGCTCGTCGGGCACGAGGGTGTCGACGTAGTGCTGAGCGATCCGCAGGTCGGTCTTGGCCAGCGTCATCTCGACGTTGGACAGGAAGTTGCGGAAGAAGTGCCAGTGCTCGTGCATCTCGTCGAGCACGGCTTCCGAGCCGGCCTCGCGGGCGGCCTTCAGGCCGGTGCCCACGCCGAACCAGCCGGGGACGATCTGCCGGGACTGGGTCCAGCCGAAGACCCACGGGATGGCGCGGAGGCCGTCGAGCGAGACGCCCGAGCCGGGGCGGCGGGAGGGCCGGGAGCCGAGGTGGAGTTCGGCGAGCTGATCGACCGGGGTCGACGCGAGGAAGTACGCCGGGAGGTCCGGGTCCTCGACCAGGCGGCGGTAGGCGCCGTGCGCGGCGTCGGAGACGGTCTCCATCGTGGCGTCCCAGCGGGCCAGCGCCTCGTCGGACTGGCGCGGCGCGGTGTGCAGGGCCGATGCCTGGAGGGTGGCCGCGACGGTCAGTTCCAGGTTCTCGCGGGCCAGGGACGGCACGAGGTACTTGTCGGAGATGACCTCGCCCTGCTCGGTGACCTTGATCTCGCCTTCGAGGGTGCCGTAGGGCTGGGCGAGGATCGCGTCGTGGGAGGGGCCGCCGCCGCGGCCGACGGTGCCGCCGCGGCCGTGGAAGAGGCGCAGCCGTACGCCGTGCCGGTGGGCGACGTCGCGCAGCAGGCGCTGGGCGCGGTGGATCTCCCACTGGGAGGTGGTGATGCCGCCGAACTTGGAGGAGTCGGAGTAGCCGAGCATCACTTCCTGGACGTCGTCGCGGAGCGCGACCAGGCGCCGGTACGACGGGTCGGACAGCATCTCGTCCAGGAGCTTGTCGGCGATCTTCAGCTCGTCCGTGGTCTCCAGGAGCGGCACGATGCCGACCTTCGCCCAGCCGGCGTGCAGGTCGATGAGGCCGGCTTCGCGGGCGAGGACCGCGGCGGCGAAGACGTCGTCGGAGCCGGCGCACATGGAGATGATGTAGGACTCGATGACCTCGGGGCCGAAGGTGTCCTTGGCCTTGCGGATCGTCTCGAAGACGCCGAGGGTCTTGGCGCCGGCCTCGTCCAGCGGGGCGGGGCTGGGGGCCAGCGGGCGGCGCGAGCGCAGTTCCTTGGCCAGGAGCTTGCGGCGGTAGTCGCGCGGCATGTCGACGTAGCGCCAGGACTCCTCGCCGAGCCGGTCGAAGAGCTGGCCGAGGGCGTGGTGGTGGGCGTCGGCGTGCTCGCGGACGTCCATGGTGGCCAGCTGGAGGCCGAACGCGGCGATCGTACGGATCGTGCGCTCCAGGCGGCCGTCGGCGACCAGGCCGCCGCGGTGCTCGCGCAGCGAGGTCTGCAGCAGGGTGAGGTCGTCGATCAGCTCGCGGGTGCCGAGGTAGTCGCGGCCCGGGACGTGCGGGGTGTCGGTGGCCAGGCGCTCGCGGGTGTTGACCAGCTTCTGGCGGATGCAGGTGGCCTTCAGACGGTAGGGCTCCTCGGAGTTCAGCCGCTTGTAGCGGGGGCTGATCTCGGGGAGGAGGTCCAGGTCCTGCTGGAGGGAGGCGAGCAGCTCGTCGGTGGCGCCGCAGTTGCGGATGGAGTTCGACAGGGCGCCGCGCAGCTCGTCGATGTGCTCCAGCGCGTCGGTGATGCCGTGCTCGTGCTGGAGGATCAGGACGTCCCAGGTCACCTGCGGGGTGACGTTGGGGTTGCCGTCGCGGTCGCCGCCGATCCAGGTGCCGAAGGTGAGCGGGCGGGTGCCGGCGGGGAGCTGGACGCCGGCCCGCTCCAGCTCGGCGGCGAGGTCCTCAAGAACGTCGCCGACGGCGCCGCGGCCCAGCTCGTCGAGGTAGTAGATGGCGTTGCGGGCCTCGTCGGTGGGCTCCGGGCGCGCCACGCGCAGCTCGTCGGTCTGCCAGATCAGGTCGATGTTCTCGGCGAGGCGGAGGTCGGCGCGGCGCCGGTCGCCGGCGTCGGTGGTCTCCAGCAGCTCGGCGACCTTGCGGAGCTTGGTGAGGACGGAGCGCCGGGCGGCCTCGGTGGGGTGGGCCGTGAAGACGGGGCGTACGGCGAGGTGGGCCGCGGTCTCGCGGAGGTGCTCGGGGTCGGCGTCCTTGAGCATGTCGGCGGTGCGGGCGAGGATGCCGCCCTCGGCGGCACGCTTGGCGCGCAGCTCGCGGCCGCGGTGCACCTGCTCGGTGACGTTCGCGAGGTGGAAATACGTGGAGAAGGCCCGCACGAGCTTGGTGGCGGTGATCAGGTCGGTGTCGCCGAGGAGATCGGCGGCGGCCTCCCCGTCGGTACGCGTCAATGCGCGTACGCGTTCCACCAGATCGAGAAGCTCGGGGCCCTCCTGCCGTACGAGGGTCTCGCCGAGCAGGTCGCCGAGGCGGCGGATGTCGGCGCGCAGGGCCCCGTTGCCGGCTTCTGCCGTGTCGGGGGCCTCGGGGTTCGGGGTCCGCTGGGCGGCGTCGGGAGAGATGTCGGCACTGCTCACAGGTGCGGCTCCTTGCAGTGATTGAGCACGTCTGGGCTGGTGGGTGTCGCGTGGACACTCCCTTGTGGCGGGTTGCGGACCGCGCTGTCCGACGCCTCAAGAATAGATCTCCGCTTTTCGGGGGGTCACACCGTCCGCTCTGTGAGAGGGGCTGTCGGGCCGGTCACACCCTTGTACGGTGTGGCGGCACTGCCATACTTACGAGACCGTAGGTTACGGAACCGTAGCCTTGCCTCCGACCCCAGCGAGGGACACACATGACCGCTGGCCCCGAAGTCGTCGAGAAAACCGTCAAGTCCGCCGACACCCCGCTGCCCTCCGCGACGCTGGGTGGCGACAGCAAACGCTCCGTCGAACAGATCACGCTGCTGCTGTTCATCACCGTGCCGTTCCTCGCCCTGGTGGCCGCGGTGCCGCTGGCCTGGGGCTGGGGTGTGAGCTGGCTCGATCTGGGGCTGCTGGTGGCGATGTACTTCATCGGCTGCCACGGCATCACGATCGGTTTCCACCGCTACTTCACGCACGGGTCGTTCAAGGC includes these proteins:
- a CDS encoding SMI1/KNR4 family protein, whose amino-acid sequence is MTTGPFSGLGVPPSRQAGGRAAPPNTAYAGQVVHFPDPVRAARFPRGVRVDGSGFPDFSPYARAAAEIAEPPEGFGVDELRLTDFVSANAALHAEGHELWEDVPSVATPHGWTWHHVAGTRRVQLVPVEVKALLRHHGGLATAAVDHEKRGTRPLQEVRPTHFGLPHRDVSVSEDAVLQAEEALGYRLPGAYRSFLKAAGGCAPVGAALDPELGLLVDQPFFTVRDEAAVNDLVYVNKCLRDHFTKDYLGVGFVQGGVIAVKVKGDAVGSVWFCAYDDARDQDGWTVQERVERLLLPCGRDFDEFLERLAGNPPELETVANLMVDGGFARAVPVEG
- a CDS encoding YwqJ-related putative deaminase, which produces MSTTAQSAARSTGRTAAQRTAPKAAHPAGDPRIGWSATADHDGPPVLRHRRDGILPTVAAALSVRGETLTCTASKSEQPPTLHPLVQDFLDTLSTAQRERFTGRCPEAVLLSRHLTAVETNRSKRQAKKPLTNGEARRSLKHSKLTARHIREDGDPQHGHYAAPCRSCDALLAFFGVMPVGFTSAGS
- a CDS encoding SUKH-3 domain-containing protein; its protein translation is MTPSTPATRAYDRAAGATTRFPVAVDAALQEAGWQPGRWDIKQAEHWADALREYTSPGGHRHTVFPLAVEAWAEFGGLRINAPGPGRHIAPTPFEIDPLYGIHLARTLGDLGRALDTQVAPLGREADSQATLAIDALGRVYSLDHTGDWYLGHDIDQALSTLVLGTRPARLTVGGGTD
- a CDS encoding sensor histidine kinase; this encodes MTATGVMGAGGARGAPGRGPWWWQSRRSAALDVSLAVASTVECVLEGVQFAQESRLPVAAGIVLGLLVGPVLLVRRRWPIVVVLVAIAVTPAELGGLLTVVGLYTLAASDVPRRFTVLLAGMSVVGTLIITLLKMQQDVASQEDFDPPWWFVPLVSVALGLVLTAPPVLLGLYVGARRRLVESLRERADGLERELMLLAERAEERAEWARNEERTRIAREMHDVVAHRVSLMVVHAAALQAVALKDPEKASRNAGLVGDMGRQALTELREMLGVLRTGEGAAASARVSDEPERLVAVASKVSRGPAEPAAPESATGTGSRAAAGAPGAARARAAAARGPSTVPESEGEGPSLAEVAALVDQSRAAGTVVELSVQGEPGAYGPGVEQTAFRVVQEALTNVHKHAPGATVRVRLAHREGEVAVQVENGPSERGAADAGLPSGGNGLVGMRERVTGLGGVFVSGPTEAGGFRVSAVLPAGQDR
- the glmU gene encoding bifunctional UDP-N-acetylglucosamine diphosphorylase/glucosamine-1-phosphate N-acetyltransferase GlmU: MSANRPAAVVVLAAGEGTRMKSATPKVLHAICGRSLVGHVVAASRELDPEHLVVVVGHAREQVTAHLSEIDAGVRTAVQHEQNGTGHAVRMGLEELTSGGSGEAAAPGVELAGTVVVVCGDTPLLTGATLKALAEKHAADGNAVTVLSAEVPDATGYGRIVRDEATGAVTAIVEHKDASDAQRAIREINSGVFAFDAQLLIDALGKVRTDNSQGEEYLTDVLGIVREAGHRVGAAVAADHREILGINNRVQLAEARRLLNDRLLEAAMLSGVTVVDPASTWVDVTVTFEADAVVQPNTQLLGATHVASFAEVGPHSRLTDTTVGEGAVASFTVADGVRIGPGASVGPYVYLRPGTELGPKAKAGTYVEMKNAKIGAGTKVPHLSYVGDATIGEYTNIGAASVFVNYDGEAKHQTTVGSHCKTGADNMFVAPVTIGDGAYTAAGSVITKDVPPGSLAVARGQQRNIEGWVARKRPGSAAAQAASAARQESKDEQ
- a CDS encoding ribose-phosphate diphosphokinase — translated: MTGIKTTGEKKLMLFSGRAHPELAEEVAHQLGVGLVPTKAFDFANGEIYVRYQESARGADCFLMQSHTAPINKWIMEQLIMIDALKRASARSITVVIPSYGYARQDKKHRGREPISARLVADLLKTAGADRIVTVDLHTDQIQGFFDGPVDHLFALPVLADYVGAKVDRDKLTVVSPDAGRVRVADRWCDRLDAPLAIVHKRRDKDVANQVTVHEVVGDVQDRVCVLVDDMVDTGGTICAAADALFANGAADVIVTATHGILSGPAADRLKNSKVSEFVFTNTLPTPGELELDKITVLSMAPTIARAIQEVFEDGSVTSLFEEQ
- a CDS encoding 50S ribosomal protein L25/general stress protein Ctc, producing the protein MAEVKISAELRTEFGKGSARRLRREDKVPAVIYGHGSEPRHVALPHHDTLQALKNSNVLISLDIEGKRELVIPKAVQRATIRLGIIEHVDLLLVRQGEKVSVELPIHTEGELAPGGNLLEHVLNTLPVEAEATHIPESVTADIAGLDAGQSVLAKDIKLPAGVSLGVEDDAVVLQVVAAQAEAPAEGEGEGEEGAEA
- the pth gene encoding aminoacyl-tRNA hydrolase, which gives rise to MSEGAASPWLVVGLGNPGPEYAGNRHNVGFMVADLLAERMGGRFKAHKARAQVVEGRFGPPGPASRRVVVAKPSSYMNLSGGPVTALRDFYKVPVEQIVAVHDELDIDYGVLRLKLGGGDNGHNGLKSMTKSMGADYHRVRFGIGRPPGRMQVADFVLKDFSSAERKELDYFVDRAADAVEALVTEGLERAQSAYNS